A single window of Candidatus Rhabdochlamydia oedothoracis DNA harbors:
- a CDS encoding neutral/alkaline non-lysosomal ceramidase N-terminal domain-containing protein, translated as MLWKFALSSIAFLMMPIWAMASLMVGISKEEITPPINSPSAGYARNTNMIGVHDPLWAMALFIDNGEKQIVLCSVDHLGFNYEMVQRVIEEVHLEKSLSNCEIYIASSHTHSGGGGYLDIPELGEYLAGSYDPNLSELYVRQTAKAIIEASKSLNPAKIGIGYGKAEDISQYRGTWPVGATPLSDVTVIKVTKMDDSPLAVLFNYSVHPTVLTGENLLFSADFVGYARDYISEENGQTIYFNGAQGDIIPYINSQEEQCSVISKTLSQIVQNIFTSLKENGQATIDEAQEYIHCDALGKSLAETVQKILHSISTKESLHIKTDKHVYSFKPQPTPFGLTLPIEEYQSEINLLVFDHVHAFVTIPGELSCFYDQRLKKLGETLGYQQVSIFGLVNDAHGYMIPPKAFNTSSTEAHFSFGGEHYAELVEQKVSALLEANKAL; from the coding sequence ATGTTATGGAAATTTGCTTTAAGCTCAATTGCTTTTTTAATGATGCCTATTTGGGCTATGGCTTCTCTTATGGTAGGAATCTCAAAAGAAGAGATCACACCTCCCATTAATAGCCCTTCAGCTGGATATGCAAGGAATACGAATATGATAGGAGTGCATGATCCTCTATGGGCAATGGCACTCTTTATTGATAATGGAGAAAAACAGATTGTTTTGTGTAGTGTGGATCACTTGGGATTTAACTATGAAATGGTTCAAAGGGTTATAGAAGAGGTTCATTTAGAAAAAAGCTTATCTAATTGTGAGATATATATAGCCTCTTCTCACACTCATTCCGGTGGAGGGGGGTATTTAGACATTCCTGAATTAGGGGAATATTTAGCAGGATCTTACGATCCTAACTTGAGTGAATTATATGTAAGGCAAACCGCTAAAGCCATTATTGAAGCAAGTAAGAGTCTAAACCCAGCCAAAATAGGAATTGGATATGGCAAAGCAGAAGATATAAGCCAATATCGAGGTACTTGGCCAGTAGGAGCTACACCTTTATCCGATGTGACCGTGATTAAAGTAACCAAAATGGACGATAGTCCATTAGCTGTGCTTTTTAACTATTCTGTCCACCCTACAGTTCTTACTGGTGAAAATCTGCTTTTTTCTGCAGACTTTGTAGGATATGCAAGGGATTATATCTCGGAAGAAAATGGGCAAACGATCTATTTTAATGGAGCACAGGGAGATATTATTCCTTATATTAACAGTCAAGAAGAACAATGCTCAGTGATAAGTAAGACTTTATCTCAAATAGTGCAAAATATTTTTACTTCTCTTAAAGAAAATGGACAAGCCACTATTGATGAAGCACAGGAATATATTCATTGCGATGCTTTAGGTAAATCTTTAGCAGAAACGGTACAGAAGATCTTACATTCGATCAGTACTAAAGAATCGTTGCACATTAAGACAGATAAACATGTGTACTCTTTTAAACCACAACCAACGCCTTTTGGGCTAACTTTACCTATTGAGGAGTATCAAAGTGAAATTAACTTACTTGTTTTTGATCATGTTCACGCCTTTGTGACTATTCCAGGAGAGCTTAGCTGTTTCTATGATCAAAGACTCAAAAAACTAGGAGAAACACTTGGTTATCAACAGGTATCTATTTTTGGACTGGTAAATGATGCACATGGTTATATGATTCCTCCTAAGGCATTCAATACTTCCTCTACAGAAGCTCATTTTTCTTTTGGAGGGGAACATTATGCAGAATTGGTGGAACAAAAAGTATCAGCTTTATTAGAAGCAAATAAAGCCTTGTAG
- the dacB gene encoding D-alanyl-D-alanine carboxypeptidase/D-alanyl-D-alanine endopeptidase encodes MYKYFVFLLIFLANLSAKELSDCFCQKQFQRAHIGIYVLNLNTREPIYQRNAEQFFIPASLMKIPTSAVAIALLGEDYRFTTSLEYEGHIDQEKTLQGNLWIRGGGDPTVSLTSLLQWEADLQSLITKINGTLFIDTSCFETALASRSWSFEDLGNYYGAGASGFTLNQNTYYITFQPGKKENDPTTVIKIDPPIPNLTFYNEVTTGPAGSGDQVYVFGSEYSPIQFYRGTIPIDQTSFTIKAAIPDPALLCGLLLSKQLKPTKGIKLIREKNTSIPQQTVITRYKSVSLKELLQPMNQFSINLYAEHLLKAIGQGNSKQGTKYIESFLKNLHIPSQVHDGAGLSRTNLLTPKGMVTLLSHIKSSDVYLSIYTSLPELNQTGTPRFFPKIPYAHLRAKSGSMGNIYNLAGYLTLGAKKQYAFAIFCNHYKGPSNDIKKEIALFLDLLTEKLDQ; translated from the coding sequence ATGTATAAGTACTTTGTTTTCCTCCTAATTTTTTTAGCAAACCTTTCTGCAAAAGAGCTCTCCGATTGCTTCTGTCAGAAGCAATTTCAAAGAGCGCATATTGGAATCTATGTATTAAACCTTAACACACGAGAACCCATTTATCAAAGAAACGCTGAGCAATTTTTCATACCTGCCTCTTTGATGAAAATTCCAACTAGTGCAGTAGCAATCGCCCTTTTAGGAGAAGACTATCGATTTACAACTAGTTTAGAGTATGAAGGTCATATCGATCAGGAAAAAACTTTACAAGGAAACTTATGGATTCGAGGAGGAGGAGATCCGACTGTTTCCTTAACAAGTCTATTACAATGGGAAGCAGATCTTCAATCTCTTATTACTAAGATCAATGGAACTCTTTTTATCGATACAAGCTGTTTTGAAACAGCATTAGCTTCTAGATCTTGGAGTTTTGAAGACTTAGGCAATTACTATGGAGCTGGCGCCTCAGGATTTACTTTAAATCAAAACACCTATTACATCACCTTTCAGCCAGGTAAAAAAGAAAACGATCCTACGACCGTCATCAAAATAGATCCCCCTATTCCTAATTTAACTTTCTATAATGAAGTAACTACAGGTCCAGCTGGCTCTGGTGACCAAGTGTACGTTTTTGGATCTGAGTATTCTCCTATCCAATTTTATCGAGGAACCATTCCCATAGATCAAACTAGCTTTACTATAAAAGCTGCAATACCCGATCCCGCTCTACTTTGTGGTTTACTCTTGAGCAAACAACTAAAACCAACAAAAGGCATTAAGCTTATTAGAGAAAAAAATACAAGCATCCCACAACAAACAGTGATTACTCGCTATAAGTCTGTTTCTTTAAAGGAACTACTACAACCAATGAATCAATTTAGCATTAATCTTTATGCAGAACATCTTTTAAAAGCAATTGGTCAAGGCAATAGCAAACAAGGGACAAAATACATAGAGTCTTTTTTAAAAAATTTACATATCCCCTCTCAAGTCCATGATGGAGCAGGACTTTCTCGAACCAACCTATTAACTCCTAAAGGAATGGTTACACTTTTATCTCATATTAAAAGCTCTGATGTATATCTTTCTATATACACCTCTCTACCCGAGCTAAACCAAACAGGAACACCCCGGTTTTTCCCAAAAATTCCTTATGCTCATTTACGAGCAAAATCAGGAAGCATGGGTAATATCTACAATTTGGCCGGATACCTAACTCTTGGAGCCAAAAAACAATATGCATTTGCTATTTTTTGCAACCATTACAAGGGTCCTTCAAACGATATAAAAAAAGAAATAGCGCTTTTTTTAGATCTTTTGACAGAAAAGTTAGATCAATGA
- a CDS encoding AsmA family protein: MKSFCFGLVKLVVVILIALIIFAFIAKSRLPDIVSNNLSKKIHVPVQIDDIHLNWNRIDIDKITIGNSSGSVLPKAFSCDRLFSIAPFTNYLKRHVIIDQIKIDNVYLGLEFKAPLSTDGNWSKIIDQINTSSTSTFRTVLIRKLILTNIDVDLVYISEGNSVKRLRRIDRIELNDVSSEEGIPANQITSLVIKEMIKHVLQEQNLQNMIKDVIKNPEKGIKRILNPFKKIFNTKVVLKDELIS, from the coding sequence GTGAAATCATTTTGCTTTGGATTGGTAAAGCTCGTCGTTGTTATTCTTATAGCTTTAATTATTTTTGCATTTATCGCTAAATCTAGACTACCCGATATTGTTTCTAATAACTTATCCAAAAAAATACATGTCCCTGTACAGATAGATGATATCCATCTCAATTGGAATAGGATCGATATAGATAAAATTACTATCGGTAACTCATCAGGGTCTGTTTTACCAAAAGCTTTTTCCTGCGATCGATTATTTTCTATAGCCCCTTTCACCAATTATTTAAAAAGACACGTTATTATCGATCAAATCAAAATCGATAATGTCTATCTAGGTTTAGAATTTAAAGCCCCTTTAAGCACGGATGGAAATTGGTCCAAGATTATAGATCAAATTAACACTTCCTCTACAAGCACTTTCCGTACCGTTTTAATCCGTAAATTGATTTTAACCAATATTGATGTAGATCTAGTTTATATCTCTGAAGGAAACTCTGTCAAACGCCTTCGCCGCATTGATCGAATTGAGTTAAACGACGTCAGCAGTGAAGAAGGCATTCCTGCTAACCAAATCACCTCTCTTGTCATAAAAGAGATGATCAAACATGTTCTACAAGAGCAAAATCTACAAAACATGATCAAGGATGTAATCAAAAATCCAGAAAAAGGTATAAAGAGAATTCTGAATCCTTTCAAGAAGATTTTTAATACAAAAGTAGTACTAAAAGACGAATTGATAAGTTAA
- the groL gene encoding chaperonin GroEL (60 kDa chaperone family; promotes refolding of misfolded polypeptides especially under stressful conditions; forms two stacked rings of heptamers to form a barrel-shaped 14mer; ends can be capped by GroES; misfolded proteins enter the barrel where they are refolded when GroES binds), with amino-acid sequence MAKNMKFKEEASQKILKGVRTLASAVKVTLGPKGRNVAIEKSYGAPVVTKDGVTVAKEIELEDKHENMGAQMIKAAASKTADKAGDGTTTATVLVEAMYSEGLRHTTSGANSTAIKRGIDKATDATIAKLKKLSKPIKDKLEIEQVATISANGDADIGQTIAKAMERVGKDGTITVEEGKGLETILDVVEGMSLDRGYVSPYFVTNRETQECIFEDLYILLYEKKVSSVKEFVPILQSVAETGRPFLIIAEDVEGEALTTLVYNRLTTGLKICAVKAPGFGDRRKAILEDIAILTGGQLIKEELGLKLEKVTLDMLGRAKKAVIGKDSFTLVEGAGDKAKIEEQKALLRSQIKDSESDYDREKLEERLAKLASGVAIIRVGAATEVEMKEKKDRVDDAVHATQAAVEGGILPGGGVSFIRCIPELEQLCNSLTDPDEKAGVNIVIKALSSPLRQIAENAGCEGSVIVQNVAKMSTYEGWDALNDSYCDMLEKGIIDPANVSIFAIQTAASTAAMLLTMEVIIAQEPEEKMPSPAGMPGADY; translated from the coding sequence ATGGCCAAAAACATGAAATTTAAAGAAGAAGCTAGTCAGAAGATTTTAAAAGGGGTGCGTACACTCGCTTCTGCAGTTAAAGTAACTCTAGGTCCTAAAGGACGAAATGTTGCTATCGAAAAATCTTATGGTGCACCTGTTGTAACAAAAGACGGTGTAACAGTTGCTAAAGAAATCGAGCTAGAAGATAAGCACGAGAACATGGGCGCTCAAATGATTAAAGCAGCAGCTAGTAAAACAGCTGATAAAGCAGGAGATGGAACCACTACTGCTACTGTTCTAGTCGAAGCTATGTACAGCGAAGGCTTGCGTCACACTACATCTGGAGCTAATTCTACAGCAATTAAACGAGGAATTGATAAAGCTACCGATGCAACTATTGCAAAACTTAAGAAGCTGAGCAAGCCTATTAAAGACAAACTCGAGATTGAGCAAGTAGCAACAATTTCTGCTAACGGAGATGCAGATATTGGACAAACAATTGCTAAGGCCATGGAAAGAGTGGGCAAAGATGGAACCATAACGGTTGAAGAAGGCAAAGGACTAGAAACAATTCTTGATGTTGTAGAAGGAATGAGCCTGGATCGCGGTTATGTATCCCCTTATTTTGTAACAAATCGAGAAACACAGGAATGCATTTTTGAAGATCTTTATATTCTACTTTATGAGAAAAAAGTTTCTTCCGTTAAAGAATTTGTTCCTATTTTGCAATCGGTTGCTGAAACAGGCCGTCCTTTCTTGATCATCGCAGAAGATGTAGAAGGCGAAGCTTTAACAACGCTTGTATACAATCGTTTGACTACAGGTCTTAAGATCTGTGCTGTAAAAGCTCCTGGTTTTGGAGATAGACGCAAAGCGATTCTAGAAGATATCGCTATTCTAACCGGTGGCCAATTGATCAAAGAAGAGCTTGGTCTTAAATTAGAGAAAGTAACGCTTGACATGCTAGGCCGCGCTAAAAAAGCGGTTATTGGTAAAGATAGCTTCACTCTAGTAGAAGGTGCTGGAGATAAAGCAAAAATTGAAGAACAAAAAGCCTTGCTGCGTTCTCAAATCAAAGATTCTGAGTCTGACTACGATCGCGAAAAGCTAGAAGAGCGTCTTGCTAAACTTGCAAGCGGCGTAGCCATTATCCGTGTAGGAGCGGCTACTGAAGTGGAAATGAAAGAGAAAAAAGATCGCGTAGATGACGCAGTTCATGCAACTCAGGCTGCTGTAGAAGGTGGTATTTTGCCAGGTGGTGGAGTTTCTTTCATTCGCTGTATCCCAGAACTAGAACAACTATGCAATAGTTTAACCGATCCTGATGAAAAAGCAGGGGTAAATATTGTGATAAAAGCGCTAAGCTCGCCTTTACGTCAAATTGCTGAGAATGCAGGCTGTGAAGGTTCTGTTATCGTTCAAAACGTAGCAAAAATGAGCACGTATGAAGGATGGGACGCTTTAAATGATAGCTATTGCGATATGTTAGAAAAAGGGATTATCGATCCTGCAAACGTATCTATTTTCGCTATTCAAACAGCAGCATCTACTGCTGCAATGCTTTTGACAATGGAAGTGATCATTGCGCAAGAACCAGAAGAGAAGATGCCAAGTCCTGCCGGCATGCCAGGCGCAGATTATTAA
- a CDS encoding co-chaperone GroES, translated as MTTATKKKFKPLGDRVLVQHTEEQEVLKGGIVLPDTAKKKGQFATVIAVGAGATTPEGKPIPILVKEGDKVLIDKYAGQELTIKDEEFVILRANEIIALIN; from the coding sequence ATGACAACTGCAACTAAAAAAAAATTTAAACCTTTAGGAGATCGCGTTCTTGTTCAGCATACAGAAGAACAAGAGGTACTAAAAGGCGGTATTGTGCTCCCGGATACAGCCAAGAAAAAAGGGCAATTTGCTACGGTTATTGCTGTTGGGGCAGGTGCTACTACACCTGAGGGAAAACCAATTCCCATTCTAGTTAAAGAGGGAGACAAGGTTTTAATCGATAAATACGCTGGTCAAGAATTAACGATTAAAGATGAAGAATTCGTTATTTTACGAGCAAACGAAATTATTGCACTTATCAATTAA
- a CDS encoding alanine/glycine:cation symporter family protein produces the protein MDIKNFIECFTLFIVFPAIVCSGTYLTLKLRFIQVFQLKKSFLCVTKKNTGQEGNISHFGAISSVLAGNFGTGNISGMAVAIATGGPGALVWMWVMAFFGAAIQYVSCVLSISFRQKTAKNEYVGGPMYYLRDGLGYKMLAILFAVFTLFGSITVGNFAQINSVVLPLEKMGFNPLYCSMILAVVVGIVILGGIQRIASFASYIVPFKALIYLSTAFVIIVLQYDKVLPSFRLMFQHAFGFSSFVGGALGIGVLKAVITGFDRGLFATDAGTGIVPILQASAHAKNPITNGITTLITPLIVMIVCTTTGLVLIITGAWQIPDLSSTNMVTYAFSQGLNSAIGGYIVIIALILFAYTTILAWSYCGEKALGFLIGNEKAYYFRFFYLLLVPIGSVMKVDMIWSLADIAIALMLITNLIGVMKLSKKVIASSHQFELSN, from the coding sequence ATGGATATAAAAAATTTTATTGAGTGTTTTACTTTATTTATTGTTTTTCCAGCTATTGTTTGTTCTGGTACATATCTCACTTTGAAGCTACGTTTTATCCAAGTCTTTCAATTAAAAAAAAGCTTTCTTTGTGTTACTAAAAAAAATACAGGCCAAGAAGGCAACATTAGTCATTTTGGTGCTATATCCTCTGTTTTAGCAGGGAATTTTGGCACAGGAAACATATCAGGCATGGCTGTAGCCATAGCTACGGGAGGTCCAGGCGCTTTAGTATGGATGTGGGTAATGGCCTTTTTTGGAGCAGCCATTCAATATGTAAGCTGTGTTTTGAGCATTTCTTTTCGTCAAAAAACCGCAAAAAATGAGTATGTAGGTGGTCCTATGTACTATTTAAGAGATGGCTTAGGTTATAAAATGCTAGCTATCTTGTTTGCTGTTTTTACTCTTTTTGGCTCTATTACAGTAGGAAATTTTGCACAAATTAATTCTGTTGTTCTTCCTTTAGAAAAAATGGGGTTCAATCCTTTATATTGTAGCATGATCCTTGCAGTAGTAGTGGGCATAGTGATTTTAGGGGGCATTCAAAGAATTGCAAGCTTTGCTTCTTATATAGTTCCTTTTAAAGCGCTCATTTATTTAAGCACCGCTTTTGTCATTATCGTTTTGCAATACGATAAAGTCCTGCCTTCTTTTAGATTGATGTTTCAACATGCTTTTGGTTTTTCTTCTTTTGTAGGAGGGGCTTTAGGAATAGGAGTGCTTAAAGCAGTGATTACAGGATTTGATCGGGGGCTTTTTGCCACTGATGCAGGAACGGGAATAGTGCCTATTTTACAAGCAAGCGCTCATGCTAAAAATCCTATTACTAATGGAATTACCACTTTAATTACCCCTTTAATTGTTATGATTGTTTGCACAACTACAGGACTTGTATTGATCATAACAGGAGCGTGGCAGATTCCCGATCTATCTAGCACTAATATGGTTACCTATGCTTTTTCCCAAGGATTAAATTCTGCGATAGGAGGGTATATAGTTATTATAGCGCTTATCTTGTTTGCCTATACCACGATTTTAGCCTGGTCTTACTGTGGAGAAAAAGCTTTAGGTTTCTTAATAGGTAATGAAAAAGCGTATTATTTTAGATTTTTTTATTTGCTTTTAGTTCCTATAGGAAGTGTGATGAAAGTAGATATGATTTGGAGTTTAGCAGATATAGCTATTGCTCTAATGTTAATAACTAATTTAATCGGAGTTATGAAGCTATCAAAAAAAGTGATTGCTTCTAGTCATCAATTCGAATTATCCAATTGA